One Streptomyces sp. V4I8 genomic window carries:
- a CDS encoding stealth family protein, with protein sequence MTVRSFARRMRPRVERKASEKVWQLRTLRRRRRAAVTDPVLRPVAVRGQQLYGRVVTRFSAAEAAAANLGLVVAALESEGIPYFVVPAARTRHTVGVNAVDRERLLAALEARYAGTAVFIGRPLPGGQLKYPATFLDGVLPARLRTVPVLRIGENHLGPAGQLLAGPELACDVEFWEDGAQLLASADGPRRLAKVQPQASEDIFAESLVAPRNNGITDVLPAPEQTPATVRVGDRELPTFAPLTLPTVHDVTFPVDVVYTWVDGEEPAMRAKRARYQERGITEILDKETNASRYTSHDELKYSLRSLVMYADFVRHIYIVTDGQKPHWLDDRAEGITVVDHHDIFPPDVLPVFNSHAIETRLHHIPGLSEHYLYFNDDVFVGRRVTAEHFFHGSGLMKIPVSPLKIGVGKPHAEETATNSASKNVRRLLLEKFGRMTTNNFMHTPLPQRAETLRALEELFPEDIARTTASRFRSPQDIAMTAPLLYQYALMTGRGVPGKYSFRYVNISRLDAESRLADLRRNRRFDFFCLNDVDMQPDERERVGVRMNEFLEDYFPFASPFEKQD encoded by the coding sequence GTGACCGTGCGTTCCTTTGCCCGGCGGATGCGTCCGCGAGTGGAGCGGAAGGCCTCCGAGAAGGTGTGGCAGCTGCGCACCCTGCGGCGCCGTCGCAGGGCAGCGGTCACCGACCCGGTGCTCCGCCCGGTGGCGGTCCGTGGCCAGCAGCTCTACGGCCGGGTGGTGACCCGGTTCAGCGCCGCCGAGGCGGCCGCGGCCAACCTCGGCCTGGTCGTCGCCGCGCTGGAGAGCGAAGGCATCCCCTACTTCGTGGTCCCGGCCGCGCGCACCCGCCACACGGTCGGTGTGAACGCCGTCGACCGGGAGCGTCTCCTCGCCGCCCTGGAGGCGCGGTACGCGGGGACGGCGGTGTTCATCGGCAGACCGCTGCCCGGCGGACAGCTCAAGTACCCGGCGACGTTCCTGGACGGCGTACTGCCCGCCCGGCTGCGTACGGTGCCGGTCCTGCGGATCGGGGAGAACCACCTCGGGCCCGCGGGCCAGCTGCTCGCCGGCCCGGAACTCGCCTGTGACGTGGAGTTCTGGGAGGACGGGGCACAGCTCCTCGCCTCGGCGGACGGGCCCCGGCGCCTGGCCAAGGTGCAGCCGCAGGCCTCCGAGGACATCTTCGCCGAGTCCCTCGTCGCGCCCCGGAACAACGGCATCACCGACGTACTGCCGGCGCCCGAGCAGACGCCGGCCACGGTGCGCGTGGGCGACCGCGAGCTGCCGACGTTCGCCCCGCTCACCCTGCCCACCGTGCACGACGTGACCTTCCCCGTCGACGTCGTCTACACCTGGGTGGACGGCGAGGAACCGGCGATGCGGGCCAAGCGGGCCCGGTACCAGGAGCGGGGGATCACCGAGATCCTCGACAAGGAGACCAACGCCTCCCGCTACACCAGCCATGACGAGCTGAAGTACTCACTGCGCTCGCTCGTGATGTACGCCGACTTCGTCCGGCACATCTACATCGTCACCGACGGCCAGAAGCCGCACTGGCTCGACGACCGGGCTGAGGGGATCACGGTCGTCGACCACCACGACATCTTCCCGCCGGACGTCCTGCCGGTGTTCAACTCCCACGCGATCGAGACCCGGCTGCACCACATCCCGGGCCTCTCCGAGCACTACCTCTACTTCAACGACGACGTGTTCGTCGGCCGCCGGGTCACCGCCGAGCACTTCTTCCACGGCAGCGGCCTGATGAAGATCCCGGTCTCCCCGCTCAAGATAGGCGTCGGCAAACCGCACGCCGAGGAGACCGCCACCAACTCCGCGAGCAAGAACGTCCGCCGGCTGCTGCTGGAGAAGTTCGGGCGGATGACGACGAACAACTTCATGCACACCCCGCTGCCGCAGCGGGCCGAGACCCTGCGCGCCCTGGAAGAACTCTTCCCGGAGGACATCGCCCGCACCACGGCGTCCCGCTTCCGCTCGCCGCAGGACATCGCCATGACGGCCCCGCTGCTCTACCAGTACGCGCTGATGACCGGCCGCGGCGTGCCCGGGAAGTACAGCTTCCGGTACGTGAACATCAGCCGCCTGGACGCCGAGTCGCGCCTGGCCGATCTGCGCCGCAACCGCCGTTTCGACTTCTTCTGCCTGAACGACGTCGATATGCAGCCGGACGAACGGGAGCGGGTCGGCGTCCGCATGAACGAGTTCCTGGAGGACTACTTCCCCTTCGCGAGCCCCTTCGAGAAGCAGGACTGA
- a CDS encoding stealth conserved region 3 domain-containing protein, whose product MDIRGGTNIRHRFAGRTGTRVARDLLVRLRLWLSAALWALRATRSRRRLRAAVPGLRRITFGPTRLYGRTVACYTAVDAVEADLERVCTLLEGLGVPYFLVPDDHGPGAPRRIVGVEEAYRDTVLSRAAQRFAGTAGYVAAVGRDGAVTSAVLWADGKLPRALKRAAVLRTGVVRLGPVGQVLTGLDTGCDIEFWRYGRDLGTAPGADPSWLTVPGSRLPDVFGPALVAPRRNPVSEVLPVAARQPVTLARRHRAVPTFAPFAEPGLDEVRFPVDAVYTWVDGDDRAMAVKRRAHQELSGDVIAARETGASRYTSHDELRYALRSLEMYAGFVRHVYLVTDSQLPAWLDPAAEGLTVIDHRDILPADALPVFNSHAIESRLHHIPGLSEHYLYFNDDVFINRPVRAEHFFHGNGIARIPLSPLKLGVGAPHPLEPAPNSAGKNAREVIMRFHGRHVTHKSLHTPHPQLLSVMREMESLGIAELERTSYSRFRATSDVAPTSTLHHHWAIATGRAVPADYRFRYVQLGTPDMPRRLARLAAGEDVDFFCLNDVDTAPAARHAAQAAIRAFLDRKYPFPSRFEGTSRTTPPTVAPLTATVPAQPTRKQARSLD is encoded by the coding sequence ATGGACATCCGTGGGGGCACGAACATCCGTCACCGCTTCGCGGGGCGCACGGGCACGAGAGTGGCCCGCGACCTTCTGGTACGCCTGCGGCTCTGGCTGTCGGCCGCACTCTGGGCGCTGCGCGCCACCCGGTCCCGACGGCGTCTGCGGGCCGCCGTCCCCGGGCTGCGCCGGATCACCTTCGGACCGACGCGGCTGTACGGCCGTACGGTCGCCTGTTACACCGCGGTGGACGCCGTCGAGGCCGATCTGGAGCGCGTTTGCACCCTGCTGGAGGGGCTCGGTGTGCCGTACTTCCTGGTCCCCGACGACCACGGGCCCGGTGCGCCGCGGCGGATCGTCGGCGTCGAGGAGGCGTACCGCGACACGGTCCTGTCCCGGGCCGCCCAGCGCTTCGCCGGCACCGCCGGATACGTCGCCGCCGTCGGCCGGGACGGCGCCGTGACCAGCGCGGTCCTGTGGGCCGACGGGAAGCTGCCGCGGGCGCTGAAGCGGGCCGCGGTCCTGCGCACCGGAGTGGTGCGCCTCGGCCCCGTGGGGCAGGTGCTCACCGGGCTCGACACCGGGTGCGACATCGAGTTCTGGCGGTACGGCCGGGACCTGGGCACCGCCCCCGGCGCGGACCCGTCCTGGCTCACGGTGCCCGGCAGCCGGCTCCCGGACGTCTTCGGCCCGGCGCTCGTCGCCCCGCGCCGCAACCCCGTGTCCGAGGTGCTCCCCGTCGCGGCACGGCAGCCGGTCACGCTGGCCCGCCGCCACCGCGCGGTGCCCACGTTCGCCCCGTTCGCCGAGCCGGGCCTCGACGAGGTCCGCTTCCCCGTCGACGCCGTGTACACCTGGGTCGACGGCGACGACCGGGCGATGGCCGTCAAGCGCCGGGCCCATCAGGAGCTCTCCGGAGACGTCATCGCCGCGCGCGAGACCGGCGCCTCCCGCTACACCAGCCACGACGAACTGCGGTACGCGCTGCGCTCACTGGAGATGTACGCCGGTTTCGTCCGGCACGTCTACCTGGTGACCGACTCCCAGCTCCCCGCCTGGCTGGACCCCGCCGCCGAGGGCCTGACGGTGATCGACCACCGGGACATCCTCCCGGCCGACGCGCTCCCCGTCTTCAACTCGCACGCGATAGAGAGCCGCCTGCACCACATCCCGGGCCTGTCGGAGCACTACCTCTACTTCAACGACGACGTCTTCATCAACCGCCCGGTCCGCGCCGAGCACTTCTTCCACGGCAACGGCATAGCCCGCATCCCGCTCTCCCCGCTGAAACTCGGAGTCGGCGCCCCGCACCCCCTCGAACCGGCCCCGAACTCCGCCGGCAAGAACGCCCGCGAGGTGATCATGCGCTTCCACGGCAGACACGTCACGCACAAGTCCCTGCACACCCCGCACCCCCAACTCCTGTCGGTCATGCGGGAGATGGAGAGCCTGGGCATAGCGGAACTGGAGCGGACCTCCTACTCCCGCTTCCGCGCCACCTCCGACGTCGCTCCGACCTCCACGCTCCACCACCACTGGGCGATCGCCACCGGCCGGGCGGTCCCCGCCGACTACCGCTTCCGCTACGTCCAGCTGGGCACCCCGGACATGCCCCGGCGCCTGGCCCGCCTCGCGGCCGGCGAGGACGTCGACTTCTTCTGCCTCAACGACGTGGACACGGCCCCCGCGGCCAGGCACGCGGCCCAGGCCGCCATCCGCGCCTTCCTGGACCGCAAGTACCCCTTCCCCAGCCGCTTCGAAGGCACGTCCCGCACCACCCCGCCCACCGTCGCACCGCTCACGGCGACGGTCCCCGCACAGCCGACGCGCAAGCAGGCACGGAGCCTCGACTGA
- a CDS encoding serine/threonine protein kinase, translating to METIIVQSSGPSGPSGPSGPSGPSGPSGPSGTSGPGAVGAGRPELLHMGPGDVAEFGRGMPGGRGVAIVLSDPGISRRAGRLEAAEDYWRLSNFSRDTAYVVENLEGAGEYITVAPRRLGAPVPFEFSRVVLPALSGTAEFKVFAPQHAYLDERSVPGAGEQTVHPYALDVTAKYFLVLVALCEPRLRELSDSALPGAGDIAERLRPLESCRGLTRSAVNYHIDYLASAKLRLDIGDESGPDGNGRTGAKRARLASLALRFGLVREEHLALLPSRRRPATQETCA from the coding sequence ATGGAAACGATCATCGTTCAGTCGTCGGGTCCGTCCGGTCCTTCGGGTCCGTCCGGTCCTTCGGGTCCGTCCGGTCCTTCGGGCCCGTCCGGTACTTCGGGGCCGGGCGCCGTCGGGGCGGGCAGGCCCGAGCTGCTGCACATGGGACCGGGTGACGTGGCCGAGTTCGGGCGCGGGATGCCCGGCGGCAGGGGCGTCGCCATCGTGCTGTCCGACCCCGGGATCTCCCGGCGGGCGGGGCGGCTGGAGGCGGCCGAGGACTACTGGCGGCTGTCGAACTTCAGCCGCGACACCGCGTATGTCGTCGAGAACCTGGAGGGGGCCGGCGAGTACATCACCGTCGCGCCCCGGCGGCTCGGAGCACCGGTGCCCTTCGAGTTCTCCCGGGTCGTGCTGCCCGCGCTGAGCGGCACCGCCGAGTTCAAGGTGTTCGCCCCGCAGCACGCCTATCTGGACGAGCGGTCCGTGCCCGGTGCAGGTGAGCAGACCGTGCACCCCTACGCGCTCGACGTGACCGCCAAGTACTTCCTGGTTCTGGTCGCGTTGTGCGAGCCGCGGCTGCGCGAGCTGTCGGACAGCGCGCTGCCGGGCGCCGGGGACATCGCGGAGCGGCTGCGCCCGCTGGAGAGCTGCCGCGGTCTGACCCGCTCCGCCGTGAACTACCACATCGACTACCTGGCGTCGGCGAAACTGCGCCTGGACATCGGCGACGAGTCCGGCCCGGACGGCAACGGCCGCACCGGCGCCAAACGCGCCCGGCTGGCCTCCCTCGCCCTGCGCTTCGGCCTGGTGCGGGAGGAACATCTCGCCCTGCTGCCGTCCCGCCGGCGGCCCGCAACGCAGGAGACCTGCGCGTGA
- a CDS encoding protein kinase: protein MSAPGAGEGGEMGAEENAEVGAEESAEMDAEMGTEMGTEMGTEVGALEAPRLPAGFRIDGWELGAVIGSGGWGTVYEARAVADGTTAAVKVLPTGGLGPGQRAALGELVAREVRFSAEADHPHLVRTRAVCTVDAPRLPALDGAIALVMDRAEASLRQVLDSAGTGRPVPDAVGVLRGVAAGLAHMHDAGWVHGDLKPANVLLGAEGEVWLADFGLATELDGTHAHLPPLGTLDHLPPEWWSQRTGADGAVVRPTADIWAFGILAHQVLTGGLHPFPGATARARSLAAQAYARGTAPLRLDAGLDDDWRRLVADCLAPDHAARLRHTAASLANRVEELSGTRRRRRLWPLAAVALAGVTAAAVAGTALLGGGDSRNDDQERGTPAVVTGAHSPAAAGEIPENSDVPKALRPVIVAAARRCTDAEVTPALLAALIKAESGFDASASRPAAEEYGIAMWTPSVFRAWAVDGDGDGDKDYRSPPDAIHTMSLYVCWLDQRFKQAKLPAADLPALIAAGWRTSDRTVIEERGVPERVRPHVDEVLRHLAAYER, encoded by the coding sequence GTGAGCGCGCCCGGCGCTGGGGAGGGCGGGGAGATGGGCGCCGAGGAGAACGCGGAGGTGGGTGCGGAGGAGAGTGCGGAGATGGACGCGGAGATGGGCACGGAGATGGGCACGGAGATGGGCACGGAGGTGGGCGCCCTCGAAGCGCCGCGCCTGCCCGCCGGCTTCCGTATCGACGGCTGGGAGTTGGGCGCGGTCATCGGCTCGGGCGGCTGGGGCACGGTGTACGAGGCCCGCGCCGTCGCCGACGGTACGACGGCGGCGGTGAAGGTGCTGCCGACCGGCGGCCTGGGCCCCGGTCAGCGTGCCGCGCTCGGCGAACTGGTCGCGCGCGAGGTGCGGTTCAGCGCCGAGGCCGACCACCCCCACCTCGTACGGACCCGTGCCGTGTGCACCGTGGACGCTCCGCGACTGCCGGCCCTGGACGGCGCGATCGCGCTCGTCATGGACCGCGCCGAGGCCAGTCTGCGCCAGGTGCTGGACTCCGCCGGGACCGGCCGCCCCGTCCCGGACGCCGTGGGTGTCCTGCGCGGCGTCGCCGCCGGACTCGCCCATATGCACGACGCCGGCTGGGTGCACGGCGACCTCAAACCCGCCAACGTACTGCTGGGCGCCGAAGGCGAGGTCTGGCTCGCCGACTTCGGCCTCGCCACCGAACTCGACGGCACCCACGCCCACTTGCCGCCGCTCGGCACGCTCGACCATCTGCCGCCCGAGTGGTGGTCCCAGCGCACCGGAGCGGACGGCGCGGTGGTGCGGCCGACCGCCGACATCTGGGCCTTCGGCATCCTCGCCCACCAGGTGCTCACCGGCGGCCTCCACCCCTTCCCCGGCGCCACCGCCCGCGCCCGCTCGCTCGCCGCCCAGGCCTACGCCCGCGGCACCGCCCCCCTGCGTCTCGACGCCGGACTCGACGACGACTGGCGCCGTCTCGTCGCGGACTGTCTGGCCCCGGACCACGCGGCCCGCCTGCGCCACACCGCCGCGAGCCTCGCGAACCGGGTCGAGGAACTCTCCGGCACGCGCCGCCGACGCCGGCTGTGGCCGCTCGCCGCGGTGGCGCTCGCCGGGGTCACGGCCGCCGCCGTCGCCGGGACCGCGCTGCTCGGAGGCGGCGACAGCCGTAACGACGACCAGGAGCGTGGCACGCCCGCGGTCGTCACCGGCGCCCACAGTCCGGCCGCCGCCGGGGAGATCCCGGAGAACTCCGACGTGCCGAAGGCGCTGCGCCCGGTCATCGTGGCCGCCGCCCGGCGCTGCACCGACGCCGAGGTCACGCCCGCGCTGCTCGCCGCCCTGATCAAGGCGGAGAGCGGCTTCGACGCGAGCGCGTCCCGCCCGGCGGCCGAGGAGTACGGCATCGCCATGTGGACGCCGTCGGTCTTCCGGGCCTGGGCGGTGGACGGCGACGGCGACGGCGACAAGGACTACCGGTCGCCACCGGACGCGATCCACACGATGAGCCTGTACGTGTGCTGGCTCGACCAGCGTTTCAAGCAGGCCAAGCTGCCCGCCGCCGACCTCCCCGCGCTGATCGCGGCCGGCTGGCGCACGAGCGACCGCACCGTCATCGAGGAGCGAGGCGTCCCCGAACGCGTACGGCCGCACGTCGACGAGGTGCTCCGCCACCTCGCCGCGTACGAGCGGTGA
- a CDS encoding PIN domain-containing protein, with translation MKKRAGEHGQRPLRVFVLDCEALSLAVRGDRKMIAWLDLAARGEAEVVTSPMTLVEAYDGRTTEQRWDWVLSRLQVVDIGKDEARQARRLLADAKLHGHKYAIDAVLAVIARQQKGQVTVFTSDVDDLEKLVSDTIVVKKV, from the coding sequence GTGAAGAAGCGAGCCGGTGAGCACGGACAGCGGCCACTCCGTGTCTTCGTATTGGACTGTGAAGCCCTGTCCCTTGCGGTACGCGGCGACCGGAAGATGATCGCCTGGCTCGACCTGGCGGCACGCGGGGAAGCCGAAGTGGTGACGTCCCCGATGACACTGGTCGAGGCGTACGACGGCAGAACGACCGAGCAGCGCTGGGACTGGGTACTGTCCCGGCTCCAGGTCGTCGACATCGGGAAGGACGAGGCCCGCCAGGCACGCCGACTCCTGGCCGACGCCAAGTTGCACGGCCACAAGTACGCGATCGACGCCGTGCTCGCCGTCATCGCGCGACAGCAGAAGGGACAGGTCACCGTCTTCACCTCGGACGTCGACGACCTGGAGAAACTGGTTTCGGACACGATCGTCGTCAAGAAGGTGTGA
- a CDS encoding CopG family transcriptional regulator, which produces MATKKVTVTIPEDLLDEIRADAAERGLSAYVAEALRFKRDRDRLAELVDWLQEEHGPVTEDEHAAALDELEELDAEHERRRTTGEHNAGEAA; this is translated from the coding sequence ATGGCGACGAAGAAGGTAACGGTGACGATTCCCGAGGATCTCCTGGACGAGATCCGCGCGGACGCGGCCGAGCGGGGCCTGTCGGCGTACGTCGCCGAAGCGCTGCGCTTCAAACGCGACCGGGACCGGCTCGCGGAACTGGTCGACTGGCTGCAGGAAGAACACGGCCCCGTCACCGAGGACGAGCATGCGGCAGCGCTCGACGAGCTGGAGGAACTCGACGCCGAACACGAGCGGCGTCGAACCACCGGAGAGCACAACGCCGGAGAGGCTGCGTGA